In a genomic window of Stegostoma tigrinum isolate sSteTig4 chromosome 45, sSteTig4.hap1, whole genome shotgun sequence:
- the LOC125448705 gene encoding 7SK snRNA methylphosphate capping enzyme-like, which produces MAASVEEDSVREVTLLKPEYLSAMGVEELHRHPGRVLTPVSEEVALSPGAKDEVDSVAELSRPRNGLQPLQQQRAFKRRNSLNVGFKHPGFKRRRRVNSDCDPVLPSNFLLGGNIFDPLNLNSLLDEDVNKALNAETPKSSPLPSRNRDPVEILIPKDITDPLNLNNDSEVLPSPLKLGRKRRHRHYHHQPGQQPQSATATESAERNQVLPLDPSSRDCLVGQNPAGTSVGPGSSEVPTEPEGPQPYELNTLINCRDEIVSPVLRGSEQAPTGSRHRKRRRTASKSELGKIPTSSEEEPRLPGADAKKPMPEKAKGKASHHHHHQHHQQQHSFQRHSSLHRDGKAQPNFQSKQKRFQYGNYTKYYGYRNPGRCEDPRLSFFKPEWFQGKDILDLGCNAGHLTLSIAKDLKPSRIVGIDIDGSLIHTARQNIRHFLSQDMLPSQGDGQVKRRFPLSLTKCKGPIAAPPVAVDRCVAEFPNNVTFIQGNYVLEKDELLQTQRPEYDVVLCLSLTKWIHLNWGDEGLKRMFKRIYRHLRPGGIFILEPQPWSSYGKRRKITETIYKNYYKIIFKPDQFTSYLLSPEIGFSSYELVGTPQSTSKGFQRPVYLFHKGRPSNAN; this is translated from the exons ATGGCGGCGTCGGTCGAGGAAGATTCTGTCAGGGAGGTGACCCTCCTGAAGCCCGAGTACCTGTCTGCCATGGGGGTCGAGGAGCTACACCGCCACCCGGGCAGGGTGCTGACGCCCGTCAGTGAGGAGGTTGCCCTGTCCCCTGGTGCCAAAGATGAGGTTGACAGCGTGGCGGAGCTGAGCCGGCCAAGGAATGGGCTCCAGCCCTTGCAGCAGCAGAGGGCCTTCAAACGGAGGAATAGCTTGAACGTAGGCTTCAAGCACCCCGGGTTCAAGAGGAGGCGCCGCGTCAACTCAGACTGTGACCCGGTGCTGCCCAGCAATTTCCTGCTGGGCGGTAACATCTTTGACCCGCTCAACCTCAACAGCCTGCTGGACGAGGACGTCAACAAGGCTCTTAACGCTGAGACCCCCAAGTCCTCGCCTCTGCCCAGCCGGAACCGCGACCCGGTAGAGATCCTCATCCCCAAGGACATCACCGACCCGCTCAACCTCAACAATGACTCCGAGGTCCTGCCATCGCCCCTCAAGTTGGGCCGCAAGAGGCGACACCGTCATTACCACCACCAGCCTGGCCAGCAACCCCAGTCTGCCACCGCCACCGAATCAGCGGAGAGGAACCAAGTTCTCCCACTGGACCCAAGCTCCCGGGACTGCCTTGTGGGTCAGAACCCAGCAGGAACAAGCGTGGGGCCGGGGTCCTCCGAGGTGCCAACTGAGCCTGAGGGCCCCCAGCCCTACGAGCTCAACACCCTCATTAACTGCAGGGACGAGATTGTGTCACCTGTCCTCCGTGGCTCCGAGCAAGCCCCAACTGGAAGCCGGCATCGCAAGCGGCGCCGGACCGCCAGCAAGTCCGAGCTGGGCAAGATCCCGACCAGCTCGGAGGAAGAGCCGAGGCTGCCAGGTGCGGATGCCAAGAAGCCAATGCCAGAGAAGGCAAAAGgcaaggcatctcaccaccaccatcaccaacaccacCAGCAGCAACACAGCTTCCAGCGCCACTCTAGCCTGCACCGTGATGGCAAGGCCCAGCCCAACTTCCAGAGCAAACAGAAGCGGTTCCAGTATGGCAACTACACCAAGTACTACGGCTACCGTAACCCAGGCCGCTGTGAGGACCCCCGGCTCAGCTTCTTCAAGCCTGAGTGGTTCCAGGGCAAGGACATCTTGGACCTGGGCTGCAACGCGGGCCACCTGACGCTCAGCATCGCCAAAGACTTGAAGCCCTCGCGCATTGTGGGCATCGACATTGACGGTAGCCTCATCCACACGGCCCGACAGAACATCCGCCATTTCCTGTCGCAGGACATGCTGCCGTCGCAGGGCGATGGGCAGGTGAAGAGGCGCTTCCCGCTGTCGCTGACCAAGTGTAAGGGCCCAATCGCTGCCCCACCCGTGGCTGTGGATCGCTGTGTGGCTGAGTTCCCCAATAACGTCACTTTCATCCAG GGAAACTATGTGCTGGAAAAGGATGAATTGCTGCAGACGCAGAGGCCAGAGTACGATGTTGTTCTGTGCCTAAGCCTGACGAAATGGATTCATCTCAACTGGGGCGATGAAGGGCTAAAACGGATGTTCAAACGCATTTACAGGCATCTGCGGCCAGGTGGCATTTTCATCCTGGAGCCACAGCCCTGGTCTTCATATGGGAAGCGGCGGAAAATTACG GAGACAATCTACAAGAACTACTATAAGATTATTTTTAAACCGGATCAGTTTACATCTTATCTGTTGTCACCAGAGATTGGGTTTTCTAGCTATGAGCTGGTGGGAACACCTCAAAGCACGTCTAAAG GGTTCCAGCGTCCGGTTTACCTCTTTCACAAGGGTCGTCCATCTAATGCAAACTAA